A genomic stretch from uncultured Pseudodesulfovibrio sp. includes:
- a CDS encoding UDP-glucose/GDP-mannose dehydrogenase family protein, whose product MNVCIVGTGYVGLVSAACFAEMGNNIYCVDVNPKVVETLKSGKVHIYEPGLEDLVKRNTEQGRLTFTTDLGEGLAEAEVVFITVGTPCGDDGSCDLSYVDAVAREIGQRMTSPKIVVDKSTVPVGTADRVRGIISEELEKRGESISFDVVSNPEFLKEGDAVSDFMKPDRVIVGTEDENSAKALQNLYGPFARSREKLIVMGVRSAEMTKYAANCMLATKISFINEVANICERVGANVSEVRAGIGSDSRIGYSFIYPGVGYGGSCFPKDVKALIGTAAENGYNAKLIRSVDEVNNDQKHILADKIKEYFEPQGGVKGRSLAVWGIAFKANTDDIREASAIEVIKDLTALGMTVRAFDPVANERAREEVGHLEGLEILDDQYDVLDGADALAVVTDWNQFRDPDFARIKKAMKAPLVFDGRNLYQPDRMGKAGFAYFSIGRMPVK is encoded by the coding sequence ATGAACGTATGCATCGTTGGCACTGGGTATGTGGGCCTTGTCTCTGCAGCCTGCTTTGCCGAAATGGGTAACAATATTTATTGCGTGGACGTCAACCCCAAGGTCGTCGAGACGTTGAAAAGTGGCAAAGTTCACATCTACGAACCGGGCCTGGAAGATTTGGTCAAGCGCAACACCGAACAGGGGCGCCTTACTTTCACGACGGATCTTGGCGAAGGTCTGGCAGAGGCGGAAGTGGTTTTTATCACTGTCGGTACTCCGTGCGGCGATGACGGCTCCTGTGACCTTTCCTATGTTGATGCAGTGGCCCGCGAAATAGGTCAGCGCATGACGAGTCCGAAAATTGTTGTTGATAAATCCACAGTGCCGGTAGGCACGGCTGACCGTGTGCGTGGAATTATTTCAGAAGAGTTGGAAAAACGTGGTGAGTCCATTTCGTTTGATGTGGTTTCCAATCCTGAATTCTTGAAAGAGGGAGATGCTGTCAGTGATTTCATGAAGCCGGATCGTGTTATTGTCGGCACTGAAGATGAAAACTCTGCCAAGGCATTGCAGAATCTCTACGGACCTTTTGCCCGTAGCCGTGAGAAACTCATCGTTATGGGTGTGCGATCTGCCGAAATGACCAAGTATGCCGCCAACTGCATGCTCGCCACTAAAATTTCATTTATTAACGAAGTCGCTAATATTTGCGAGCGCGTTGGAGCCAATGTTTCCGAAGTGCGTGCCGGTATCGGTTCAGATAGCCGTATCGGTTACAGTTTTATTTATCCCGGTGTTGGATATGGTGGCTCCTGTTTTCCCAAGGACGTTAAGGCTCTCATCGGTACGGCTGCCGAAAATGGTTACAATGCCAAGCTTATTAGGTCTGTAGATGAGGTCAACAATGATCAGAAGCATATCCTGGCTGACAAAATCAAGGAATACTTCGAACCGCAGGGTGGGGTCAAAGGACGCTCTTTGGCTGTTTGGGGTATAGCCTTCAAAGCTAACACCGATGATATTCGTGAAGCCTCCGCCATTGAGGTTATCAAGGATTTGACTGCTCTCGGTATGACTGTCCGCGCTTTTGACCCTGTAGCAAACGAGCGTGCTCGCGAAGAGGTTGGTCATCTGGAAGGGTTGGAAATCCTGGACGACCAGTACGATGTGCTGGATGGTGCGGATGCTCTGGCCGTGGTTACTGACTGGAATCAGTTCAGAGATCCCGATTTTGCTCGCATCAAAAAAGCCATGAAGGCTCCGTTGGTATTTGATGGTCGCAATCTGTACCAGCCTGATCGTATGGGAAAGGCTGGATTTGCCTACTTCAGCATCGGTAGAATGCCGGTAAAATGA
- a CDS encoding HDOD domain-containing protein, with amino-acid sequence MGDVEMGEEAAGVQELRQQLVVRQPVFDREKSVCGYRFVINDVGVNGDTPTQCNDAQLVAEQVAYMSACSVGGLIGKKIFLSIQGEHPIDRSILPENMDDCIIAMVGKAANISQCLHLADTIGEEGGVLAVDCDVEPDVLASLLGRCSMLTVSMTGKNPAEIVALRRKFKNYEGMLLAANIEDWETYEGARALGFKYFHGSFFGVPESAKVDGLRSVSVAKLQLLGELNNPECGIDDLSSIIASDISMSYRILRYINSSSFGFRTQIKSIQQAVALLGLKELKHWATVVAMTDLDSTPKGEEVAYTALHRARFLSRFAVLTDGVKLSSDCLFMLGLFSKLDALLSFPMEKALEDIPLDEDVRAGLCGEANECQRLISMMESVESGNCKAASGILRRYDANCAEMAAEYMKAAKWTAQQLSDMHN; translated from the coding sequence ATGGGAGATGTTGAGATGGGGGAGGAAGCCGCAGGTGTTCAGGAACTAAGACAGCAGCTTGTTGTGAGGCAGCCAGTTTTTGATCGTGAGAAATCGGTGTGCGGATACCGGTTTGTCATAAATGATGTCGGGGTTAACGGAGATACTCCAACTCAATGCAATGATGCTCAATTGGTTGCGGAGCAAGTGGCTTACATGTCAGCGTGCAGCGTGGGAGGTTTGATAGGGAAGAAGATTTTTCTTTCCATACAAGGGGAACATCCTATTGATCGCTCCATTCTTCCTGAAAACATGGATGATTGTATTATTGCAATGGTTGGTAAAGCGGCAAACATCTCACAATGTTTGCATCTCGCAGACACCATAGGTGAAGAAGGTGGTGTTCTTGCTGTTGATTGTGACGTCGAGCCAGATGTTCTTGCCTCTCTTCTGGGGCGATGCAGCATGCTTACTGTGTCGATGACTGGCAAAAATCCTGCTGAAATCGTCGCACTTCGTCGAAAATTCAAGAATTATGAAGGGATGTTGCTCGCTGCAAATATTGAAGATTGGGAAACCTATGAAGGTGCTCGTGCGCTCGGTTTCAAATATTTCCATGGATCATTTTTTGGTGTTCCCGAGAGCGCGAAGGTTGATGGACTTCGATCGGTATCAGTAGCCAAGTTGCAATTGCTGGGAGAGTTGAATAATCCTGAATGTGGTATAGATGATTTGTCTTCGATAATCGCTTCCGATATCTCAATGAGTTATCGTATTCTTCGATACATCAATTCCTCATCCTTTGGTTTTCGGACTCAGATAAAGTCCATACAGCAAGCAGTCGCATTGCTTGGTTTGAAGGAACTCAAGCATTGGGCGACAGTTGTGGCGATGACTGACTTGGATTCTACGCCCAAAGGTGAAGAAGTAGCTTATACGGCTTTGCATCGGGCGCGATTCCTTTCTCGATTTGCTGTACTGACCGATGGAGTCAAGCTGTCATCTGATTGCTTGTTCATGCTGGGCCTGTTTTCCAAGCTTGATGCTTTGTTGTCGTTTCCCATGGAAAAAGCTTTGGAAGATATCCCCTTGGATGAAGATGTTAGGGCAGGTCTTTGTGGAGAAGCCAATGAATGCCAGAGATTAATCAGCATGATGGAGTCCGTTGAATCTGGGAACTGCAAAGCGGCTAGCGGTATCTTGAGGCGGTATGATGCGAATTGTGCAGAAATGGCAGCGGAGTATATGAAGGCCGCTAAATGGACTGCCCAACAGTTGAGTGACATGCATAATTGA
- the tsaE gene encoding tRNA (adenosine(37)-N6)-threonylcarbamoyltransferase complex ATPase subunit type 1 TsaE, with translation MPNPPSLLLQGDLGSGKTTLVRGFVESLPGSEMAEVSSPSFNIFNLYPTTPPVAHFDLYRLEDMPPDDSLFEQLEDPETITIIEWIQFLDRELWPEEALFIVWTPSEAGRELTLHAMGKTASTLVQAVAQEREQQ, from the coding sequence ATGCCCAATCCACCCTCATTACTCTTGCAAGGCGACCTCGGTTCAGGCAAAACCACGTTGGTCAGAGGATTTGTGGAATCCCTGCCAGGCTCGGAAATGGCGGAAGTTTCCAGCCCAAGCTTCAACATTTTCAACCTGTATCCCACGACGCCACCTGTGGCGCACTTTGATTTATACAGATTGGAAGACATGCCTCCGGATGATTCCCTCTTTGAACAGTTGGAAGACCCGGAGACCATCACGATCATTGAATGGATTCAATTTCTTGACCGTGAGCTCTGGCCCGAAGAAGCCCTATTCATTGTATGGACTCCTTCAGAAGCCGGAAGGGAGCTGACTTTACATGCAATGGGTAAGACGGCATCGACACTTGTTCAGGCCGTAGCACAGGAACGAGAACAGCAATAG
- a CDS encoding CBS domain-containing protein, translating to MLTAKDIMTTECITLTPDTEIATAAKSLLDNKINGAPVIDNGVVVGVLCQSDLVAQQKKITMPSFFTLLDGVFPLSSHDELEREMKKIAATTVAEAMTPAPTFITTETSIEDIATMMANEKLYTLPVVENDKLVGVVGKEDVLKTLLKA from the coding sequence ATGCTGACAGCAAAAGACATCATGACCACGGAATGTATCACTCTGACCCCTGACACTGAAATTGCCACTGCAGCCAAGAGTCTGCTGGACAACAAAATCAACGGTGCTCCCGTCATTGATAATGGCGTTGTTGTAGGCGTTCTCTGCCAGTCTGACCTGGTAGCTCAACAAAAAAAGATCACCATGCCTTCCTTCTTCACACTGCTCGACGGAGTCTTTCCGCTTTCGTCTCATGACGAACTGGAACGCGAAATGAAAAAAATTGCTGCGACCACAGTGGCCGAAGCAATGACTCCGGCTCCGACATTCATCACCACGGAAACGAGCATTGAAGACATTGCCACCATGATGGCCAATGAAAAACTTTACACCCTGCCGGTCGTAGAAAACGACAAACTTGTTGGCGTAGTCGGCAAAGAAGATGTGCTCAAAACACTCTTGAAGGCGTAA
- a CDS encoding NAD(P)H-hydrate dehydratase, translating into MLLPLPTPAEMATWDRKTIDSIGIPGITLMESASREAVNVINEEYGSVDGAEIFCFVGSGNNGGDGLAIARHLTDLGANVTIFHTKPKKLYRGETRTNLLWAQRLDIPIKHLATVNVESLSQPDIIIDAILGTGFSGNLRQDSLALIQAINRLGERAFVLAVDIPSGLNGMTGTPQPEAVIADATATFEAPKLGLVMPEAESFVGTVHVCPIGIPLKIQNDYSVDHHLITREIMELIPRITPTMHKGTAGHVLIVGGSQGLTGAPHLAALGALRSGAGLVTIACPGDLADSVKSGRPDIMTFPLSTGVTWEQSMAKPLLKEFERFDAVVLGPGMGRSLETQAFIHTVINGCTLPLVVDADALYAVGQSPELINALPEHTVLTPHPGEMAGLLKTKAASIQADRLQSVRTFSTISDATLILKGAGTIIADSDLTCISPFSEPNLAIGGSGDVLSGVIGSLMARTMPPMQAACLGVYWHGLAGNALNNEFPMRGNLASEIAHMLPLVATPTNQEYSPC; encoded by the coding sequence ATGCTGCTGCCACTTCCAACTCCGGCCGAAATGGCCACATGGGACCGAAAAACCATTGATTCCATTGGCATACCCGGCATCACACTTATGGAATCTGCTAGCCGTGAAGCCGTCAACGTAATCAACGAAGAATACGGGTCTGTGGATGGAGCAGAGATATTCTGCTTTGTCGGCTCCGGCAACAACGGTGGCGACGGGTTGGCAATAGCACGCCATCTGACTGACCTTGGTGCAAACGTTACAATTTTTCATACCAAGCCCAAAAAGTTATATCGCGGCGAAACCCGCACCAACCTTTTATGGGCGCAACGGCTGGATATCCCGATCAAACATCTGGCAACCGTTAATGTAGAAAGTCTTTCACAGCCGGATATAATTATTGATGCCATACTTGGCACCGGCTTTTCCGGAAACCTTCGACAGGATTCTCTTGCTCTGATCCAAGCCATCAATCGACTTGGTGAACGGGCATTTGTTCTGGCCGTAGACATCCCCTCCGGGCTCAACGGAATGACGGGAACCCCGCAGCCTGAAGCTGTTATTGCAGATGCAACAGCCACATTCGAAGCTCCCAAACTCGGACTGGTCATGCCGGAAGCCGAGAGCTTTGTCGGGACTGTTCACGTATGCCCTATAGGCATCCCATTGAAAATACAAAATGATTACAGTGTTGATCACCATCTTATTACCAGAGAAATCATGGAATTGATTCCTCGGATCACCCCAACCATGCACAAAGGCACGGCGGGACACGTCCTGATCGTTGGCGGCAGTCAAGGATTGACTGGTGCACCTCATCTAGCTGCACTTGGGGCTCTCCGCAGCGGCGCCGGACTTGTCACTATTGCCTGTCCCGGAGACTTGGCGGATTCGGTCAAATCAGGAAGACCGGACATCATGACCTTCCCACTGAGCACAGGTGTAACCTGGGAACAGAGCATGGCTAAGCCTTTGCTCAAAGAGTTTGAACGATTTGACGCCGTAGTGCTGGGACCAGGAATGGGGCGATCGCTTGAGACACAGGCTTTCATCCACACGGTCATCAACGGATGTACTCTCCCACTTGTTGTCGATGCAGACGCACTGTATGCTGTGGGACAATCCCCGGAGCTGATCAATGCACTCCCGGAACATACCGTTTTGACACCTCATCCCGGCGAAATGGCCGGGTTGCTCAAGACAAAAGCAGCCAGTATTCAGGCTGACAGACTTCAGTCTGTACGCACTTTTTCAACTATTTCCGATGCCACCTTGATACTCAAAGGAGCCGGAACAATCATAGCCGACAGCGACCTGACATGTATCAGCCCGTTTTCCGAACCAAATCTGGCCATAGGCGGCTCGGGAGACGTCCTTTCCGGCGTTATCGGTTCGCTTATGGCAAGGACCATGCCCCCAATGCAGGCGGCTTGCCTCGGCGTGTATTGGCACGGACTGGCAGGCAATGCCCTTAACAATGAATTCCCCATGCGCGGCAATCTCGCATCTGAGATCGCGCACATGTTGCCTCTCGTGGCAACACCAACCAACCAGGAGTACTCACCATGCTGA
- the acpS gene encoding holo-ACP synthase, with amino-acid sequence MIKGIGIDLTELNRIQELWDRFGMKFAHRILTDREVEQLPAINPTKRLAALFAGKEAAVKALGTGFAQGIHFKCIEILHAPSGKPEIFFLGKGLEECKRHGVTAAHISLTHSRDTAGATVILEG; translated from the coding sequence ATGATAAAAGGTATTGGTATCGACCTCACGGAACTTAACCGCATTCAGGAATTGTGGGACCGTTTCGGCATGAAATTCGCCCACCGAATCCTGACGGACCGCGAAGTCGAACAATTGCCAGCAATAAACCCAACTAAGCGCTTGGCCGCGCTGTTTGCAGGAAAAGAAGCAGCGGTCAAGGCGTTGGGAACCGGATTTGCTCAAGGCATCCATTTCAAATGCATTGAGATACTTCATGCTCCAAGTGGCAAGCCGGAAATTTTTTTTCTGGGAAAAGGGTTGGAAGAATGCAAAAGGCACGGTGTCACAGCCGCGCATATCTCCTTGACTCATTCCCGTGACACCGCCGGTGCCACCGTGATATTGGAAGGCTAG
- the cimA gene encoding citramalate synthase: MRHVTIYDTTLRDGAQAEELNFTAQDKIRIAHKLDDLGIHYIEGGWPGANPTDQKFFDRIKEHTFTNAKLTAFGSTHFAKTTPEKDPNLAGLLNAGTSVITIFGKSWDLHATTALGIPLERNLELIANSIRYLNERVDEVIFDAEHFFDGFKHNPEYAIQAIQAAHEAGAARLILCDTNGGSLPFQIAEAMKAVQKVLPEAQLGIHAHNDSELAVANSLEAVRRGATQVQGTINGYGERCGNANLCSIIPNLDIKMGIETIGRENLPKLLNTSHFVSETGNLRPFMRQPFVGASAFAHKGGIHVSAILKDSRTYEHIDPKSVGNEQRVLLSDQAGKSNILFKAKELGYDLGKNDPTVDRLLKELKQRESMGYEYSVADASFELILQEALGKPLNYFHFQNFFVVDAKREEDPEPFTEATVIVEVKGQQEHTAATGMGPVNALDRALRKGLERFYPQLSEIRLLDFKVRVLSGAVRDTGGTASFVRVLVETGDQHERWTTMGVSHNIIEASWQAVVDAINYKLFKDDARRKKNA, from the coding sequence ATGAGACACGTAACGATTTATGACACGACTTTACGCGATGGAGCACAAGCAGAGGAACTGAATTTCACAGCTCAGGACAAGATCCGCATAGCCCATAAACTGGATGATCTTGGGATACATTATATTGAAGGCGGTTGGCCTGGAGCCAACCCGACTGACCAGAAATTCTTTGATAGAATCAAAGAACATACGTTTACCAATGCCAAATTAACGGCATTCGGCTCGACCCATTTCGCAAAAACAACCCCGGAAAAAGATCCAAATCTTGCAGGGTTACTGAACGCGGGCACATCGGTCATCACCATTTTCGGAAAATCCTGGGATCTGCATGCAACTACTGCACTCGGTATTCCCCTTGAACGCAATCTGGAACTGATAGCCAACAGCATCCGGTACCTCAACGAACGAGTGGACGAAGTCATCTTTGATGCCGAACACTTTTTTGACGGATTCAAGCACAACCCGGAATATGCAATTCAAGCGATTCAGGCCGCACATGAAGCCGGTGCAGCACGACTCATCCTATGCGACACCAACGGCGGCTCCCTGCCATTCCAGATAGCTGAAGCCATGAAAGCTGTCCAAAAGGTCCTCCCTGAAGCCCAGTTGGGTATTCACGCTCACAACGACTCGGAACTGGCCGTCGCCAACTCCCTTGAAGCCGTCCGCCGTGGTGCGACACAGGTTCAAGGCACCATCAACGGGTATGGGGAACGATGCGGCAATGCGAATCTTTGTTCGATCATTCCCAACCTTGACATCAAAATGGGTATTGAAACGATCGGCCGAGAAAACCTGCCGAAACTTTTGAACACATCACATTTCGTCAGTGAGACCGGCAACCTGCGACCGTTCATGCGCCAACCATTTGTTGGAGCATCTGCTTTTGCTCACAAAGGCGGTATTCATGTTTCCGCCATTCTCAAGGACTCCAGGACATACGAGCATATCGACCCCAAATCTGTCGGTAATGAACAACGCGTCCTGCTCTCGGATCAGGCGGGTAAGTCAAACATCCTGTTCAAAGCCAAAGAGCTTGGATATGATTTGGGAAAGAATGATCCTACAGTGGATCGTCTGCTCAAAGAACTTAAGCAGCGTGAAAGCATGGGGTACGAATACTCTGTTGCCGACGCATCCTTTGAACTCATTCTACAGGAAGCCTTGGGCAAACCGCTCAACTACTTCCATTTCCAGAATTTCTTCGTAGTAGATGCAAAGCGTGAAGAAGATCCCGAACCTTTTACCGAGGCCACGGTTATCGTGGAAGTCAAAGGACAGCAGGAACATACGGCCGCTACTGGTATGGGGCCGGTTAACGCCCTTGACCGAGCCTTGCGCAAAGGACTTGAACGTTTCTATCCACAATTGAGTGAAATCCGACTGCTGGACTTCAAGGTTCGCGTCTTGTCGGGAGCCGTCCGCGATACTGGCGGCACAGCATCCTTTGTCCGGGTTTTGGTGGAAACGGGTGACCAACATGAACGCTGGACCACCATGGGCGTTTCCCACAACATCATCGAAGCAAGTTGGCAGGCCGTTGTCGACGCAATTAACTACAAACTCTTCAAGGACGACGCCAGGCGTAAGAAAAACGCTTAA
- a CDS encoding aspartate kinase, whose translation MNIVVQKFGGTSVRNLECQRQVMQKVLRPYREGNKVIVVLSAMSGETNRLLSMAKEWSENPDPAEADSLVSTGEQVSCALFAMLLKQQGVKCRSVLGFQAPVKTNKAYGKARIVDIDAEKLKAMLHEYDVLVVAGFQGCDEDMRITTLGRGGSDTSAVALAAAINADVCEIYTDVPGVFTTDPNMCKDARKMDMIAYDEMLEMASMGAKVLQIRSVEFAKKYNVTVHVRSTFSDEPGTIVTQEDEMMESVLVSGIAYDKDQAQITLVHVKDNPGVSAQIFSPLAEMNILVDMIVQSPSKDGLTDMTFTVPRADVDETIRILSKLQYEIGYEELTHNLNVSKISIIGVGMRNHSGVASRAFQALADENVNILMISTSEIKVTCLIDDKYTELAVRTLHKAFSLEEGKHIE comes from the coding sequence ATGAACATTGTCGTACAAAAATTCGGCGGCACATCGGTCCGCAACCTTGAGTGCCAACGCCAGGTCATGCAGAAAGTCCTTCGCCCTTATCGTGAAGGCAACAAAGTCATTGTGGTTCTCTCGGCCATGTCCGGTGAGACCAACCGACTCCTCAGCATGGCCAAGGAATGGTCGGAGAATCCCGACCCGGCTGAAGCCGATTCTCTAGTCTCTACCGGCGAACAGGTTTCCTGCGCGCTCTTTGCCATGTTGCTCAAACAACAAGGCGTTAAATGTCGTTCCGTCCTGGGCTTTCAGGCCCCTGTAAAAACAAACAAAGCTTATGGAAAAGCTCGTATCGTAGATATAGATGCGGAAAAGCTCAAAGCAATGCTCCATGAGTACGACGTTCTGGTCGTGGCCGGTTTCCAGGGATGTGACGAAGATATGCGCATCACCACTCTGGGACGTGGGGGGTCAGACACCTCCGCCGTGGCGCTTGCCGCTGCCATCAATGCGGATGTTTGTGAGATATATACAGATGTGCCGGGCGTCTTTACCACCGACCCGAACATGTGCAAGGATGCACGAAAAATGGACATGATCGCCTATGACGAGATGCTGGAAATGGCCAGCATGGGTGCCAAGGTACTCCAGATCCGTTCCGTTGAATTTGCCAAAAAATATAATGTAACAGTTCATGTCCGCTCCACTTTTTCCGATGAGCCGGGCACTATAGTCACTCAGGAGGATGAAATGATGGAATCCGTTCTTGTTTCCGGAATAGCATATGACAAGGATCAGGCTCAAATTACGCTGGTACACGTCAAGGACAACCCGGGCGTATCCGCACAAATTTTCTCCCCCCTGGCTGAAATGAATATTCTTGTCGACATGATCGTCCAAAGCCCGAGCAAAGACGGACTGACCGACATGACGTTTACCGTCCCTCGTGCGGATGTTGATGAAACCATTAGGATTCTCTCCAAACTCCAATACGAAATCGGTTACGAAGAGCTAACACACAACCTCAATGTCTCAAAAATCTCGATTATCGGCGTCGGCATGCGGAACCATTCTGGAGTCGCCTCAAGGGCATTCCAGGCGCTTGCCGATGAGAACGTGAACATCCTGATGATCAGCACATCCGAGATCAAGGTCACCTGCCTGATCGACGATAAGTACACCGAACTGGCCGTACGCACACTCCATAAAGCCTTCAGCTTGGAGGAAGGCAAACACATAGAGTAA
- a CDS encoding pyridoxine 5'-phosphate synthase, which translates to MPVLVVNVDHVATLRQARMGIEPEPVTAAYMAEMAGATGIIVHLREDRRHIQDRDVELIKQTCNTRLHLEMAATKEMQAIALNIEPEMVCLVPEKRQELTTEGGLNCIGREDELRDFLAPIHAKGIRSSLFIDADPKQIQAAQATGAEYIEIHTGHYADAKEINARNEEFGRIIKGIALATDIGLKVNLGHGLNYRNILNFRDVPGIKEYSIGHAIMARAIYVGIDQAVRDMVKLIRTFTD; encoded by the coding sequence ATGCCGGTACTCGTTGTCAACGTCGATCATGTGGCCACACTGCGCCAGGCCAGAATGGGCATAGAACCAGAACCCGTCACCGCAGCCTATATGGCTGAAATGGCCGGAGCTACTGGAATCATTGTCCATCTTCGTGAAGATCGCCGCCACATTCAGGACAGAGACGTAGAACTCATCAAACAAACCTGCAACACTCGATTGCACCTGGAAATGGCTGCCACGAAAGAAATGCAGGCCATTGCCTTAAACATTGAGCCCGAAATGGTGTGCTTGGTGCCTGAAAAACGGCAGGAACTGACTACCGAAGGTGGTCTGAACTGCATTGGCCGTGAAGATGAACTGCGTGACTTCCTTGCGCCCATCCATGCCAAAGGAATTCGTTCCAGCCTGTTTATCGACGCTGACCCCAAGCAGATTCAAGCTGCCCAGGCTACCGGAGCTGAATATATTGAAATCCACACCGGCCACTATGCAGACGCCAAGGAAATCAATGCACGCAACGAAGAATTTGGAAGGATCATCAAAGGAATCGCTTTGGCCACAGACATTGGTCTCAAGGTCAACCTTGGTCACGGTCTCAACTATCGCAACATCCTGAATTTCAGAGATGTCCCCGGCATCAAGGAATATTCCATTGGGCACGCCATCATGGCCCGAGCCATCTATGTCGGCATAGATCAGGCCGTACGGGATATGGTGAAGCTCATCAGAACATTTACGGATTAA